The Microbacterium sp. SORGH_AS_0862 region TGTCGATCGAGAAGATCCTGTCGGTCCTGCGGCGCGCCGGTGCGGACGCGGTGCACCCCGGCTACGGATTCCTCGCCGAGAACGCGGACTTCGCCCGCGCGGTGATCGGCGCAGGCGCCACCTGGATCGGCCCCTCGCCCGACGCCATCGAGGCGCTCGGCGACAAGGTCACCGCGCGCCACGTCGCCGAGAAGGTCGGCGCACCGCTCGCCCCGGGGACCCCCGGTCCCGTCTCCGGCGCGGACGAGGTCATCGCCTTCGCCGAGCAGTACGGACTGCCCATCGCCATCAAGGCCGCCTACGGCGGAGGCGGCCGAGGCCTCAAGGTCGCGCGCGAGCTCGACGAGGTCGCGGAGCTCTTCGAGTCCGCGACCCGCGAGGCGATCACCTCGTTCGGACGCGGCGAGTGCTTCGTCGAGAAGTACCTCGATAAGCCCCGCCACGTCGAGACGCAGTGCCTGGCGGATGCGGCAGGCAACGTCGTCGTGATCTCCACGCGCGACTGCTCGCTGCAGCGCCGCCACCAGAAGCTCGTCGAAGAGGCTCCGGCGCCGTTCCTCACCGAGGAGCAGAACCGCATCCTGTACGAGTCCTCCAAGGCCATCCTGCGCGAGGTGGGCTACCTCGGCGCGGGCACCTGCGAGTTCCTCATCGGCGCGGACGGGACGATCTCCTTCCTCGAGGTCAACACCCGCCTCCAGGTGGAGCACACCGTCTCCGAGGAGGTCACCGGCATCGACCTCGTCCGCGAGCAGTTCCGCATCGCCGAGGGCGAGCTGATCGGCTACGACGACCCGGCTCCCGTGGGCCACTCGATCGAGTTCCGCATCAACGGTGAAGACCCGGGACGCGGATTCCTGCCCCAGCCCGGCCCCGTGAAGGTCTTCAAGACCTTCGGCGGCCCCGGCATCCGTCTCGATTCGGGCGTCACCGCGGGCGATGTCGTCTCGGGCGCGTTCGACTCGCTGCTGGCGAAGCTGATCGTGACCGGGCGCGACCGCGCGGAGGCGCTCGCGCGGGCCCGTCGCGCCCTCGACGAGTTCGAGGTCGCGGGCCTGCCCACCGTCATCCCGTTCCACCGCGATGTCGTGCGTCAGCCGGCGTTCACCGCCGAAGACGGCGTCTTCGGCGTCTACACGCGCTGGATCGAGACCGAGTACGTCAACGAGATCCCGGCGTGGGACGGCGAGCTCGGCGACATCGCGCAGCCCGAGCAGCGGCACACAGTCGTCGTCGAGGTCGGTGGGAAGCGTCTCGAGGTGAGCCTG contains the following coding sequences:
- a CDS encoding biotin carboxylase N-terminal domain-containing protein, with product MPRIAKVLIANRGEIAVRIIRAARDAGIASVAVYSDQDRDALHVRLADEAYALEGTTSAETYLSIEKILSVLRRAGADAVHPGYGFLAENADFARAVIGAGATWIGPSPDAIEALGDKVTARHVAEKVGAPLAPGTPGPVSGADEVIAFAEQYGLPIAIKAAYGGGGRGLKVARELDEVAELFESATREAITSFGRGECFVEKYLDKPRHVETQCLADAAGNVVVISTRDCSLQRRHQKLVEEAPAPFLTEEQNRILYESSKAILREVGYLGAGTCEFLIGADGTISFLEVNTRLQVEHTVSEEVTGIDLVREQFRIAEGELIGYDDPAPVGHSIEFRINGEDPGRGFLPQPGPVKVFKTFGGPGIRLDSGVTAGDVVSGAFDSLLAKLIVTGRDRAEALARARRALDEFEVAGLPTVIPFHRDVVRQPAFTAEDGVFGVYTRWIETEYVNEIPAWDGELGDIAQPEQRHTVVVEVGGKRLEVSLPDRIAAAPAQTGRPAAVPPSRRSHQTTANAGASGDAVKAPMQATIVKVAVSEGQQVVKGDLVVVLEAMKMEQPIQAHKDGVVGAINAAAGTTVSAGHQLLTIN